Proteins from one Dysgonomonas sp. HDW5A genomic window:
- a CDS encoding GNAT family N-acetyltransferase, with protein MENIEIRLLEGISFKEVYEAFMESFSDYEVPMQMTIGQFQEMVVTRDIDFNYSVGCFSDEKLIGFIICGYREIEGKKYCYDGGTGIIPDFRRKGIANKLFTYLVDLLKKKSIEVFLLEVLENNIPAIELYLKNGFITQRRLECFQIKKNEISDYFSKDYILKSDKAEYFELDDTSFYPSLASWQNERLSILNNIDNYEYCSLSCNQQIVAFGFVNKKRGDIPQLRVLRGWENKQLEMFLISELKNRTESEVIKFVTLDENSSLIDILSTTGFSNFVNLYEMTLRLH; from the coding sequence ATGGAAAATATAGAAATTCGTTTACTTGAGGGTATTTCATTTAAAGAAGTATATGAGGCTTTTATGGAGTCTTTCTCCGATTATGAAGTACCTATGCAAATGACTATTGGGCAATTTCAGGAGATGGTTGTAACACGTGATATTGATTTCAATTATTCAGTAGGATGTTTCAGCGATGAAAAATTAATTGGATTTATTATCTGTGGGTATAGAGAGATCGAAGGTAAGAAATATTGTTATGATGGAGGCACAGGGATAATTCCCGATTTTAGGCGTAAAGGTATTGCCAATAAATTATTTACTTACTTGGTTGATTTACTCAAGAAAAAAAGTATAGAAGTATTTTTGCTCGAGGTCTTAGAAAATAATATACCTGCAATAGAGCTTTATCTGAAAAATGGATTTATAACTCAACGCAGGTTAGAGTGCTTTCAAATAAAGAAAAATGAAATTTCCGATTATTTCTCAAAAGATTATATTCTAAAGTCTGATAAAGCAGAATATTTTGAACTAGACGATACGTCCTTCTATCCATCTTTGGCCTCATGGCAAAATGAACGATTGTCTATTCTCAATAATATTGATAATTATGAATATTGTTCGCTATCCTGTAATCAGCAAATAGTAGCATTTGGATTTGTTAATAAAAAACGTGGGGATATACCACAGCTAAGAGTGCTTAGAGGGTGGGAGAATAAGCAATTAGAAATGTTCCTTATTAGCGAATTAAAGAATAGAACAGAAAGTGAAGTAATAAAGTTTGTAACTCTTGATGAGAATAGTAGTTTAATAGATATATTATCTACTACGGGCTTCTCTAATTTTGTGAATTTATATGAAATGACTCTTCGTTTGCATTGA
- a CDS encoding lipoprotein, with translation MKKILFIAFIATVLSACGSMKVYNSALKQIELGMTRQEVVSLMGDKYTTSGVTRVQGKEQETLEYKDMYKNHFFFVFVDGHLNKWYKETEGKE, from the coding sequence ATGAAGAAAATACTTTTTATTGCATTTATTGCAACTGTCCTTTCGGCTTGTGGTTCTATGAAAGTTTATAATTCGGCACTAAAGCAAATTGAACTGGGAATGACCAGGCAAGAGGTTGTTTCTCTTATGGGAGATAAGTACACCACTTCCGGAGTGACCCGTGTGCAGGGTAAGGAGCAAGAAACATTGGAGTATAAAGATATGTATAAGAATCATTTCTTCTTTGTATTTGTAGATGGACATCTTAATAAATGGTACAAAGAAACTGAAGGAAAAGAATAA
- a CDS encoding DUF4884 domain-containing protein, translating to MKPLLSLTAIVMLSISSCKTNKPLISTQAQNNTTYEVSYLFEHDGCKVYRFTDNGRYVYFTNCTGDVTSVENDSIETKIQTVIKRK from the coding sequence ATGAAACCTCTTTTATCTTTAACTGCTATTGTTATGCTAAGCATCTCATCTTGTAAAACCAACAAGCCATTAATAAGCACACAAGCTCAGAATAATACGACCTATGAAGTGTCTTATTTATTTGAACATGATGGTTGTAAAGTATATCGCTTTACAGATAACGGCAGATATGTATATTTCACAAACTGCACAGGAGATGTGACTTCAGTAGAAAATGATTCAATAGAAACTAAGATACAAACAGTTATAAAACGTAAGTGA
- a CDS encoding Vat family streptogramin A O-acetyltransferase, which produces MNGPNPQSIYPNEKIKQVCFIKNVIKNPNIIVGDYTYYDDKDGAESFEDHVTHHYDFIGDKLIIGKFCAIGRGVEFIMNGANHQMNAITTYPFNIMGKGWDKLLMSLDNLPIKGDTIVGNDVWFGQNVTVMPGVEIGNGAIIAANSVVAKNIPAYHIVGGNPAKIIRKRFDDELINYLQQLEWWNWSPEKITKNLDVLLNPDLDKIRCFE; this is translated from the coding sequence ATGAATGGACCCAATCCCCAATCAATCTATCCAAATGAAAAAATAAAGCAGGTATGCTTTATTAAAAACGTGATCAAGAATCCTAATATTATAGTTGGAGACTACACCTATTATGATGACAAAGATGGTGCAGAGAGCTTTGAGGATCACGTGACTCACCATTATGATTTTATAGGTGATAAACTTATCATTGGTAAATTTTGTGCAATAGGCAGAGGTGTAGAATTTATAATGAACGGGGCAAATCATCAGATGAATGCCATAACTACTTACCCATTTAATATTATGGGTAAAGGTTGGGATAAGCTACTTATGAGTTTAGATAATCTACCAATAAAAGGGGATACAATAGTTGGGAATGATGTTTGGTTTGGGCAGAATGTAACTGTTATGCCTGGAGTAGAAATTGGAAATGGAGCTATCATTGCGGCAAACTCTGTTGTCGCAAAAAATATTCCTGCATACCATATTGTAGGAGGAAACCCCGCAAAAATTATTAGAAAACGATTTGATGATGAGCTGATTAATTATCTTCAACAGTTGGAGTGGTGGAATTGGTCACCTGAGAAAATAACAAAAAACTTAGACGTATTACTTAATCCTGATTTGGATAAAATAAGGTGTTTTGAGTAA
- a CDS encoding DUF3078 domain-containing protein, translated as MKNSLYYILTSVLLLLFSSSSYAESVNSKFNDNGIPAYTKIEKKAPQREEMPVFQNDSVLVYTRGANGLIIVPPVEWDPFPYNVSFRDTVIYDPQFLPIVFDGKILPPRLSFIPKDSKLEGPKFHLIPEENTFAPLIKRAEVIHARRKNFYMDMSNIGDVRYNASVLKSIPKLNEEDVTKRNFLHNLIATDDAIQVTPVEMTKIDPGFIYWVKNGEHALQIAQNHISDNWYSGGNSSFFIRNSHKVALNYAKDKVTFNNTMEWRLNLQATPSDKEHDVNISEDLFRLENILGYKAYNNWSYSTRLETKTQFFNTYPLNSRDKYTSFLAPLVMNASIGMAYKLEKKYKSDKAKKLDLVLSLSPLSVNYIYVRDENVDETRFGLEKGERALTEVGSLVNTNLTFKFSRYMSWSSRFRYFTNYKRVEVEFENKFDMMFTRLFSTTISLNTRFDDNVPRDKKLGYLQINQLISFGLNYKW; from the coding sequence ATGAAAAATTCTTTATATTATATTCTGACATCAGTTCTTTTGTTATTATTCTCTTCGTCTTCTTATGCCGAATCTGTAAATTCGAAATTTAATGATAACGGTATTCCTGCATATACAAAGATTGAAAAAAAAGCGCCTCAAAGAGAGGAAATGCCAGTATTTCAAAATGATTCGGTTTTGGTATATACTAGAGGTGCGAATGGATTGATCATAGTTCCTCCTGTAGAGTGGGATCCTTTCCCTTATAATGTGAGCTTTAGAGATACTGTTATATATGATCCTCAATTTTTGCCGATTGTATTTGATGGGAAAATCTTACCACCACGCTTGAGCTTTATTCCTAAAGACTCGAAATTAGAAGGTCCTAAATTTCATTTGATACCGGAAGAAAATACTTTTGCTCCATTAATAAAGAGAGCTGAAGTTATTCACGCTCGTCGTAAAAATTTCTATATGGATATGAGCAATATTGGTGATGTCCGATATAATGCTTCTGTATTGAAGAGCATTCCTAAACTGAATGAAGAGGATGTTACTAAGCGTAACTTTCTTCATAATCTAATAGCTACAGATGATGCGATTCAGGTAACACCTGTGGAAATGACAAAAATTGATCCCGGATTTATTTATTGGGTTAAGAATGGAGAGCACGCTCTTCAGATTGCACAAAATCATATATCTGATAACTGGTATTCAGGTGGAAATAGTAGCTTTTTTATACGTAATTCTCATAAGGTTGCATTGAATTATGCAAAAGATAAGGTTACATTTAATAATACTATGGAATGGAGATTAAATTTGCAAGCTACTCCTTCAGACAAGGAGCATGATGTAAATATTAGTGAAGACTTATTTCGCTTAGAAAACATTTTAGGTTATAAAGCATATAATAATTGGTCTTATTCTACTCGTTTAGAAACTAAAACACAGTTTTTTAATACTTATCCCCTTAACTCTCGTGATAAGTATACTTCATTTTTGGCCCCTTTGGTCATGAATGCGAGTATTGGTATGGCTTATAAATTAGAAAAGAAATATAAGAGTGACAAAGCCAAAAAGTTAGATTTAGTATTGAGCCTGTCTCCGCTGTCAGTCAATTATATTTATGTTAGAGATGAAAATGTAGATGAAACGCGATTTGGTCTGGAAAAAGGAGAGCGGGCATTAACAGAAGTTGGTTCTTTGGTTAATACCAATCTAACTTTTAAGTTTAGCAGATATATGTCCTGGTCTTCTCGTTTCCGATATTTTACAAACTATAAAAGGGTGGAAGTGGAGTTTGAAAATAAGTTTGATATGATGTTTACTCGCCTTTTTTCTACAACGATATCTTTGAATACTCGATTTGATGACAATGTCCCCCGAGATAAAAAGCTTGGCTACCTACAGATTAATCAGCTTATAAGTTTCGGATTAAATTACAAATGGTAA